The following nucleotide sequence is from Gloeocapsa sp. PCC 7428.
CAAGTAGAAATTACGTTAAGTACGATTAGCCAAGCCAACGGAGATTACCTTTGTCTAACGCTCAAAGATAATGGCAAAGGATTTGATTGCGCTCAGCAATCAGCCGGATTTGGGCTGCAAGGGATGCAAGAACGAGTGGCTGCCTTAGCGGGAGAATTTCACTTAACGACAGCACCCGGAGCAGGTTGCCAAATTGAGGTTAGATGTCCATTCGCTTGCGGTGTTCTATGATTCGATTGTTACTTGTCGACGATCAAAGTTTGATTTGCCAAGGGCTACAGGCAGTTCTGGATCAGGAAAGCGATCTGCAAGTGGTGGGTTCTGCGGGGAATGGAGAGGCTGCGATCGCTCAAGTTGCCGCTTTACAGCCGGATGTTGTACTGATGGATATCCGAATGCCTGTAATGACTGGTATCGAAGCAACTCGATTGATTGTTGAGCAGTTTCCCAACACGAAAGTATTAGTTTTGAGTACCTTCGATGACGATCGCGATATTGCTCAGGCGATGCGGGCTGGTGCAAAAGGCTATTTGCTCAAAGATATGCCTGCTCCAGAACTGATCGAAGCCATTCGTTTCGTTCATCGGGGCTATTGTCAAATGGCTCCAGGATTAATGGAAAAGCTGTTAACCAATGTTCCAAACAACGATTCGGATCAGCAAGACATCGTAGAGGAAGTTAAACAGCTACCATCCAGAGAACGAGATGTATTGCGCTTAATCGGTCAGGGATGTACAAACCGTGAAATTGCAACTCAACTCCACTTGGCAGAAGGTACAGTTAAGACATATGTGACGCATTTACTCAATCGTTTGGCGCTACGGAATCGCTCACAGCT
It contains:
- a CDS encoding response regulator transcription factor produces the protein MIRLLLVDDQSLICQGLQAVLDQESDLQVVGSAGNGEAAIAQVAALQPDVVLMDIRMPVMTGIEATRLIVEQFPNTKVLVLSTFDDDRDIAQAMRAGAKGYLLKDMPAPELIEAIRFVHRGYCQMAPGLMEKLLTNVPNNDSDQQDIVEEVKQLPSRERDVLRLIGQGCTNREIATQLHLAEGTVKTYVTHLLNRLALRNRSQLAIYANSIASMLNG